One genomic window of Bartonella sp. HY038 includes the following:
- the murD gene encoding UDP-N-acetylmuramoyl-L-alanine--D-glutamate ligase yields the protein MITVSSFKGEKVALFGLGGSGIATAKALIAGGSKVIAFDDNLASVERAKQEGITTADLHFIDWSEIKALILAPGVPLTHPQPHWSAQIAKANNIEIIGDIELFVRERNAFLLRNHLSSQDCPFIAITGTNGKSTTTALIAHLLQEAGYDVQMGGNIGTAILSLEPFEKKRCYVIECSSYQIDLTPSINPTIGILLNLTPDHIDRHGTFEHYAAVKERLIKGSNIAVVSIDDIFCEKIAIRVLERQNKLIPFSTKRHIDNGWFAENGNILRAGHKEQQKITNLIGIVSLRGVHNAQNALAALATCVAIGVDEKKLAAAILTFKGLAHRMEEVGRKDHVVFINDSKATNAEATAPALSTFDHIYWIAGGVAKEGGISSLKEFFPKIRKVYLIGEAATGFAQTIGDNIDVVMSKTLEKAIEQASLDASLAKAEIEAQSGSDAIAAVLLSPACASFDQFANYSARGDAFRDLVQNTILR from the coding sequence ATGATTACGGTTTCTAGTTTTAAAGGTGAAAAAGTAGCCCTTTTCGGTCTTGGTGGCTCTGGTATTGCAACTGCTAAAGCTTTGATTGCTGGGGGCAGCAAGGTTATTGCTTTTGATGACAATCTTGCAAGTGTTGAACGGGCAAAACAAGAGGGTATTACAACAGCTGACTTACATTTCATTGATTGGAGTGAGATAAAGGCGCTTATTCTCGCGCCCGGTGTACCACTAACCCATCCTCAGCCCCATTGGTCAGCGCAAATAGCTAAAGCAAACAATATTGAAATTATTGGCGATATTGAATTATTTGTGCGCGAGCGCAATGCATTTTTATTGCGCAATCATTTATCATCGCAAGATTGTCCGTTTATTGCCATTACTGGTACTAATGGTAAATCAACCACAACGGCACTTATTGCGCACTTGCTTCAAGAAGCTGGCTATGATGTGCAAATGGGTGGCAATATTGGCACCGCAATTTTATCGCTTGAGCCTTTTGAAAAAAAGCGTTGCTATGTCATTGAGTGTTCATCATATCAAATAGATCTTACGCCCTCAATTAATCCCACCATTGGTATTTTGTTAAATCTCACTCCGGATCATATTGATCGTCATGGTACTTTTGAACATTATGCTGCAGTTAAAGAACGATTGATAAAAGGTTCAAATATTGCCGTTGTTTCAATTGATGATATTTTTTGCGAAAAAATCGCTATTCGCGTTTTGGAGCGTCAAAATAAGTTGATACCATTTTCAACCAAGCGGCACATTGACAATGGTTGGTTTGCAGAAAATGGCAATATATTGAGAGCTGGCCATAAAGAACAACAAAAAATTACCAATCTGATCGGCATTGTTTCTTTGCGCGGCGTTCATAATGCGCAAAATGCCCTTGCTGCTTTGGCTACATGTGTAGCAATCGGTGTTGACGAAAAAAAATTGGCAGCTGCGATTTTAACTTTTAAAGGGCTTGCCCATCGTATGGAAGAGGTGGGCCGTAAAGATCATGTTGTCTTTATCAATGATAGCAAGGCAACCAATGCCGAGGCGACAGCACCAGCCCTATCAACCTTTGATCATATTTATTGGATTGCAGGGGGCGTTGCTAAAGAAGGTGGAATTTCATCCTTAAAGGAATTTTTCCCGAAAATTCGCAAAGTCTATTTAATCGGCGAAGCGGCAACAGGATTTGCGCAAACTATTGGCGATAACATAGATGTGGTAATGAGCAAAACCCTTGAAAAAGCTATAGAGCAGGCCTCCCTTGATGCTTCACTTGCTAAAGCTGAAATAGAGGCGCAAAGTGGCTCAGATGCAATAGCAGCTGTTTTATTGTCACCTGCTTGTGCAAGCTTTGACCAATTTGCAAATTATAGTGCACGGGGTGATGCTTTTAGAGATTTAGTGCAAAATACAATATTGCGCTAA
- the mraY gene encoding phospho-N-acetylmuramoyl-pentapeptide-transferase, translating to MNLPDWLPEGLRRIPGLGVFRYISFRTGAATLTSAMIVFLFGPSIIAALRLRQGRGQPIRADGPQTHFKKAGTPTMGGLMILTGVVVSSLLWGNLHNVYFWTVLLVMLSFGLIGFYDDYLKVTKQTEKGFSGKARLSLEALIAAIAAYVIMRAGSSGLAFPFVSYMLNLGWFFIPFAALVMVGTGNAVNFTDGLDGLATVPVMVAAASFALIAYLSGNAGFASYLQIHYVPGTGELAVLLGAVIGAGLGFLWFNAPPAAIFMGDTGSLALGGMLGAIAVATKHEIVLVIIGGVFVMEALSVIIQVGSFKLTGKRVFLMAPIHHHFEKKGWTESQVVIRFWIISIVLALIGLATLKLR from the coding sequence ATGAATTTGCCTGATTGGCTTCCAGAAGGATTGCGTAGAATTCCAGGTCTTGGCGTCTTCCGGTATATTTCGTTTAGAACGGGTGCGGCCACCTTAACATCGGCAATGATCGTATTTTTATTTGGCCCTAGCATTATTGCAGCCTTGCGTCTGCGACAAGGGCGCGGTCAGCCTATTCGTGCTGACGGACCGCAAACTCACTTCAAAAAAGCTGGTACCCCTACCATGGGCGGTTTGATGATATTGACTGGCGTTGTCGTATCATCATTGTTGTGGGGCAATTTACATAATGTCTATTTTTGGACAGTGTTGCTGGTCATGCTTTCCTTTGGCCTTATTGGCTTTTATGATGATTATTTGAAAGTTACCAAGCAGACGGAAAAGGGGTTTTCTGGCAAAGCGCGGTTGAGTCTCGAAGCGTTGATTGCCGCAATTGCTGCCTATGTCATTATGCGTGCGGGTAGCAGTGGTCTTGCCTTTCCTTTTGTTAGTTACATGCTCAATCTTGGTTGGTTCTTTATTCCTTTTGCAGCCCTTGTCATGGTGGGCACTGGCAATGCCGTCAATTTTACTGATGGGTTAGATGGGCTTGCTACCGTACCAGTGATGGTTGCAGCCGCATCCTTTGCTTTGATTGCTTATTTATCGGGTAATGCTGGCTTTGCTAGTTATTTGCAGATTCATTATGTGCCTGGTACTGGCGAACTTGCAGTGCTGTTAGGGGCGGTGATCGGTGCAGGTCTTGGATTCTTGTGGTTTAATGCGCCACCTGCTGCCATTTTTATGGGTGATACTGGTTCGCTTGCGCTTGGCGGTATGCTTGGTGCCATTGCGGTTGCCACAAAGCATGAAATTGTCTTGGTGATTATTGGTGGTGTGTTTGTTATGGAAGCTCTATCGGTTATTATTCAGGTTGGCTCATTTAAACTAACCGGCAAGCGGGTTTTCTTGATGGCACCTATCCATCACCATTTTGAAAAAAAAGGTTGGACTGAAAGCCAAGTGGTTATCCGTTTTTGGATAATATCTATTGTTCTTGCCTTAATTGGCCTTGCTACATTAAAATTGCGATAA
- the murF gene encoding UDP-N-acetylmuramoyl-tripeptide--D-alanyl-D-alanine ligase, whose translation MNSTLTQESNGTQELNAPLWSKEAFYEAIGGSVFGEFSNDIFGISIDSRSLQKGDAFFAIAGDKFDGHDFAKGAFENGATILVVDEPHSQDMQLLAKEFQKPLLIVDNVLKALERLGEAARLRSKAKIIAITGSVGKTTTKEALRHVLSGFGSVHANPASFNNHWGVPLTLARMPQNIDFGIFEIGMNHENEIRPLVKLVKPHIALITRIGAAHMGYFSSLEAIADAKAEIFEGIIQGGNALINIDDDLGAYLVDKAKQTGISSILSFGENKKADYQLREVTLNAQNSDITIETPKKSLSLTIGVPGRHIVQNMLAVIAICDLLKLDLIKVGQSLGSLQAESGRGARHILKNANGDLITLIDESYNANPTSMRAALLLLKNCQPKNQGRRIAVLGDMLELGRFSQKSHEDLFVPIKDAKVDVVFLVGSEMKALAEKFEHENNGEVSATLSQKVIWQETIAQLQPLVLAELQGDDVIMIKSSNGIGSAKIVQALLSLN comes from the coding sequence ATGAATTCCACATTGACACAAGAATCGAATGGCACGCAAGAATTGAATGCACCGCTTTGGAGTAAAGAAGCTTTTTATGAAGCGATTGGCGGCAGCGTTTTTGGCGAATTTTCAAATGATATTTTTGGTATTTCCATTGATAGCCGCAGTTTGCAAAAGGGTGATGCTTTTTTTGCTATTGCGGGCGATAAGTTTGATGGTCATGATTTTGCCAAAGGCGCATTTGAAAATGGTGCAACGATTTTAGTAGTTGATGAACCGCATAGCCAAGATATGCAATTATTGGCCAAAGAATTTCAAAAACCGCTTTTAATTGTTGATAATGTTTTAAAAGCCTTGGAGCGATTAGGCGAGGCTGCCCGCTTGCGCAGCAAAGCAAAAATTATTGCCATTACTGGGTCGGTGGGAAAAACCACCACCAAAGAAGCTTTGCGTCATGTGTTAAGTGGTTTTGGCAGTGTTCACGCCAATCCTGCATCTTTTAATAATCATTGGGGGGTACCGCTAACCTTAGCAAGAATGCCGCAAAATATTGATTTTGGCATTTTTGAAATTGGCATGAATCATGAAAATGAAATTAGGCCTTTGGTAAAATTGGTAAAGCCGCATATTGCATTAATTACGCGAATTGGTGCGGCCCATATGGGGTATTTTTCTTCACTTGAAGCAATTGCTGATGCTAAAGCGGAAATATTTGAAGGCATTATTCAAGGTGGTAATGCACTTATCAACATAGATGACGATCTTGGCGCTTATCTTGTTGATAAAGCGAAACAAACTGGCATTAGCTCAATTTTAAGTTTTGGCGAAAATAAAAAAGCTGATTACCAATTGCGTGAAGTCACTTTAAACGCCCAAAATTCTGATATTACTATAGAGACACCAAAGAAAAGCTTATCGCTTACTATTGGCGTACCCGGTCGTCATATCGTACAAAATATGCTGGCAGTGATTGCAATATGTGATCTTTTGAAGCTTGATCTTATAAAGGTTGGTCAATCGCTTGGCTCTTTACAAGCTGAGAGTGGGCGCGGTGCGCGGCATATTTTAAAAAATGCCAATGGTGATTTAATTACCCTTATTGATGAAAGCTATAATGCTAACCCTACCTCGATGCGGGCAGCATTATTATTGCTCAAAAATTGCCAACCTAAAAATCAGGGCAGGCGCATTGCCGTGCTTGGCGATATGTTGGAATTAGGGCGTTTTTCGCAGAAATCTCATGAAGATTTATTCGTGCCGATTAAAGATGCCAAGGTTGATGTAGTTTTTCTGGTTGGTAGTGAGATGAAAGCCTTAGCCGAGAAGTTCGAACATGAAAATAATGGTGAGGTAAGTGCCACGCTCTCTCAAAAAGTTATTTGGCAAGAAACTATTGCACAATTACAGCCGCTTGTTTTAGCCGAGCTTCAGGGCGATGATGTCATTATGATAAAATCATCTAACGGCATTGGTTCTGCAAAAATCGTTCAAGCATTGCTATCCCTTAATTAA
- a CDS encoding UDP-N-acetylmuramoyl-L-alanyl-D-glutamate--2,6-diaminopimelate ligase → MKLADLLGSRDISPTINITGLTADSREVLPGYVFFALKGNAGDGQQFISDAIKHGASAVISEKRSQSAKIPIPFFEVDDVRHALAMAASRFYPRQPEVITAVTGTSGKTSVVSLLRQIWWDTGFAGASIGTVGVFSPKISRYAALTTPGPVELHRVLQELNDEGVTHLAMEASSHGIDQRRLDGVRLSAAAFTNLGRDHLDYHANLEEYFNAKMRLFNTLLPMDAPAIIYADNKYSEKAIEHVVRAKRKVLTVGRKGSFIRIKRVEHERYRQYAEIEYDNEIYEILLPLAGDFQIANALVAAGIAIATGVPGAAVFRALERVKGAPGRLDLVGTTSDGGAVYVDYAHKPDAMDNVLKSVRPFTKGKVIVVFGCGGDRDKGKRAIMGEIASNLADIVIVTDDNPRSENPDDIRRQILKGATNAIEIGDRRAAIREGVALMGAGDTLIIAGKGHEEGQIIGSKVLPFSDHAEVHAALEARSR, encoded by the coding sequence ATGAAGCTCGCAGATTTGTTAGGCAGTAGAGATATTTCTCCAACAATTAATATCACTGGCCTTACAGCTGACTCTCGCGAAGTTTTGCCAGGTTATGTGTTTTTTGCTTTAAAAGGCAATGCAGGAGATGGCCAGCAATTTATTAGTGATGCCATTAAGCATGGTGCTAGCGCGGTTATTAGTGAAAAGCGTAGCCAAAGTGCTAAAATTCCCATTCCTTTTTTTGAAGTTGACGATGTGCGCCATGCATTGGCCATGGCTGCTTCGCGTTTTTATCCACGCCAACCGGAAGTTATTACTGCAGTAACCGGTACGAGTGGTAAGACTTCCGTTGTTTCGCTGTTGCGACAAATTTGGTGGGATACAGGTTTTGCCGGTGCAAGCATTGGCACTGTTGGTGTTTTTTCTCCTAAAATTAGCCGCTATGCAGCTCTGACTACACCGGGTCCGGTTGAATTGCACCGCGTTTTACAAGAGCTTAATGACGAAGGCGTAACGCATCTTGCGATGGAGGCATCTTCGCATGGTATTGATCAAAGGCGTTTGGATGGCGTTCGTTTAAGTGCTGCCGCCTTTACCAATCTTGGCCGCGATCATTTGGATTATCATGCCAATTTAGAAGAATATTTTAACGCAAAAATGCGGTTGTTTAATACGTTACTCCCCATGGATGCGCCAGCCATTATCTATGCTGATAATAAATATTCCGAAAAAGCTATTGAACATGTGGTTCGCGCCAAACGCAAGGTTTTAACCGTTGGGCGCAAAGGTTCATTCATCCGCATTAAGCGGGTAGAACATGAACGTTATCGCCAATATGCCGAAATTGAATATGACAATGAAATTTATGAAATTTTATTGCCATTAGCGGGTGACTTCCAAATAGCCAATGCCCTTGTTGCGGCAGGTATCGCCATTGCGACGGGTGTACCGGGTGCGGCAGTTTTTCGTGCATTGGAGCGTGTTAAAGGCGCACCGGGTCGGCTCGATCTTGTCGGTACAACCAGCGATGGTGGTGCGGTTTATGTTGATTACGCCCATAAGCCCGACGCTATGGATAATGTTTTAAAATCTGTGCGTCCTTTCACCAAAGGTAAAGTCATTGTTGTTTTTGGCTGTGGTGGTGATCGCGATAAGGGTAAAAGAGCGATTATGGGTGAAATTGCCAGTAATCTTGCTGATATTGTCATTGTTACCGATGATAATCCGCGCTCGGAGAATCCCGATGATATTCGTCGGCAAATACTGAAAGGCGCAACCAATGCTATCGAAATTGGTGATCGTCGCGCAGCTATCCGTGAAGGGGTGGCTCTTATGGGGGCAGGGGACACACTGATTATTGCGGGTAAGGGGCATGAAGAGGGGCAAATTATTGGTAGTAAGGTATTGCCTTTTTCAGATCATGCCGAAGTCCATGCCGCATTGGAGGCTCGTAGCCGATGA
- a CDS encoding penicillin-binding protein 2: MKLTNFLFRKKAPLTKFEVLEKHASDAKRTSRRMFFVAACFMGVYAVIGGKLYLYGQQGGEIEEARGPAQLDMTSRPDIVDRNGVLLATDIKTYSLFAEPRRIIDANETIELLSTVLPNLNWETTYKKLRRDTGFAWIERGLTPRQKSDIMALGIPGVGFRMETRRFYPSGPAASHILGLVNIDNQGIAGMEKYIDNAGLSDLRAAGLADPSSLEPVKLSIDIRVQSIVRDELVQAMERYKAIAAGAVVLNVKTGEVIALASMPDFDPNNPVNALEKDRLNRMTAGTFEMGSTIKSFTTAMALDSGKFRLNSMIDASKPLRFGHQTIRDFHGKYRPLALWEVFIYSSNIGSGREADTVGIEGHRAFLKRLGLLDRMTTELPEVARPVEPRTWKKVHSMTIAFGHGMMTTPLQTAVGASALMNGGHLIEPTFLKRNQAEALEHSTKVVSDETSRDMRYLYKLNADIGSGRRAAVKGYRVGGKTGTAEKVVNGKYSKNKRFNSFLAAFPMDDPTYMVLTIIDEPQPEEGKFTATAGLNAGPMAANIITRSASFLGISPDFMEESAPILAAGDVSGNLPD; this comes from the coding sequence ATGAAATTAACCAATTTCTTGTTTCGGAAAAAAGCTCCTTTAACTAAGTTTGAAGTTTTAGAAAAACATGCATCTGATGCGAAGCGCACCAGTCGTCGCATGTTTTTTGTTGCTGCCTGTTTTATGGGGGTCTATGCGGTTATTGGCGGGAAGCTTTACCTTTATGGTCAACAAGGTGGTGAGATAGAAGAAGCGCGTGGTCCTGCCCAGCTTGATATGACATCGCGGCCTGATATTGTAGATCGTAATGGGGTATTGCTCGCCACTGACATTAAAACCTATTCGCTTTTTGCTGAGCCACGTCGCATAATTGATGCCAATGAAACGATTGAACTTTTATCAACGGTTTTGCCAAACCTTAATTGGGAAACTACCTATAAAAAATTGCGTCGTGATACTGGTTTTGCTTGGATTGAACGTGGATTAACACCGCGGCAAAAATCAGACATTATGGCACTTGGCATTCCTGGTGTAGGTTTTAGAATGGAAACGCGGCGCTTTTATCCATCAGGACCTGCTGCATCGCACATTTTAGGCTTAGTTAATATCGACAATCAGGGTATTGCCGGTATGGAAAAATATATCGACAATGCTGGTCTTAGTGATTTGCGTGCGGCTGGGCTTGCTGATCCATCGTCATTGGAGCCAGTTAAGCTTTCAATTGATATTCGCGTGCAATCAATCGTGCGCGATGAACTTGTACAGGCGATGGAACGATATAAGGCGATTGCCGCAGGTGCGGTTGTATTAAACGTTAAAACGGGCGAGGTTATTGCTTTGGCCTCTATGCCTGATTTTGATCCGAATAATCCAGTCAATGCTTTGGAAAAAGATCGGCTTAACCGCATGACCGCCGGTACCTTTGAAATGGGATCAACCATTAAAAGTTTCACCACTGCCATGGCGCTTGATTCAGGCAAGTTTCGTTTAAATTCGATGATTGATGCATCAAAGCCTTTGCGTTTTGGTCACCAAACCATTCGCGATTTCCACGGTAAATATCGCCCACTCGCTTTATGGGAAGTATTTATCTATTCGTCCAATATTGGTTCAGGTCGTGAAGCCGATACGGTTGGTATCGAGGGGCACCGTGCATTCTTGAAGCGTTTAGGTCTTTTAGATCGCATGACAACCGAATTACCAGAAGTGGCGCGTCCTGTTGAACCACGCACATGGAAAAAAGTTCATTCTATGACCATTGCTTTTGGACATGGAATGATGACGACGCCCCTGCAAACTGCAGTTGGTGCTTCAGCTTTAATGAATGGTGGCCATTTGATTGAGCCAACCTTCTTGAAGCGCAATCAAGCAGAGGCGCTTGAGCATTCGACTAAAGTGGTTAGCGATGAAACAAGCCGTGATATGCGTTACCTTTATAAGCTGAATGCCGATATTGGTTCGGGACGTCGTGCAGCCGTAAAAGGCTATCGTGTTGGCGGTAAAACGGGCACGGCTGAAAAGGTTGTAAACGGTAAATATTCCAAGAATAAGCGCTTTAATTCTTTCCTTGCTGCTTTTCCAATGGATGATCCAACCTATATGGTGCTAACAATTATTGACGAACCGCAACCAGAAGAAGGTAAATTTACCGCGACTGCTGGTCTAAATGCTGGACCAATGGCGGCAAATATTATTACACGATCAGCTTCGTTCTTAGGAATTTCGCCAGATTTTATGGAAGAAAGCGCGCCGATCCTCGCGGCAGGTGATGTTTCAGGCAATTTACCTGACTAA
- the rsmH gene encoding 16S rRNA (cytosine(1402)-N(4))-methyltransferase RsmH: protein MTEGYERHIPVMLKEVCDSVAPLEGTTIVDGTFGAGGYSRGFLEKGANVIALDRDPNAIAGAKTLLDQYNGRLRLIETAFSNIAQVVDKKVDAVVLDIGVSSMQIDEAERGFSFQKDGPLDMRMSQKGVSAADVVNRLKAGDLARIFGFLGEERQAGRIARMIEARRETTPFTRTGDLAKAIEASIGRKPNAIHPATRVFQALRIYVNDELGELAKALLGAEQILKPGGKLAVVTFHSLEDRMVKRFFADRSGKRPQSRHMPNSLDLLPSFEPLFKGAMAASEAEIDINPRSRSAKLRVGVRTDNPAYDNDMAIFQLADLAPLKGHSR from the coding sequence ATGACTGAAGGTTATGAGCGTCACATACCTGTAATGCTAAAGGAAGTTTGCGATAGTGTAGCCCCACTTGAAGGGACGACTATTGTTGATGGTACCTTTGGAGCAGGAGGTTATTCGCGTGGCTTTTTAGAAAAAGGCGCAAATGTCATAGCGCTTGACCGTGATCCAAATGCCATTGCTGGTGCAAAAACATTGCTAGATCAATATAATGGACGGCTTAGGTTGATTGAAACGGCTTTTTCTAATATCGCACAAGTTGTTGACAAAAAGGTCGATGCGGTCGTTCTTGATATTGGTGTTTCATCGATGCAGATAGACGAAGCCGAACGCGGATTTTCTTTTCAAAAAGATGGGCCGCTTGATATGCGTATGTCACAAAAAGGCGTAAGTGCTGCCGATGTGGTTAACCGTTTAAAGGCCGGTGATCTTGCGCGTATTTTTGGATTTTTGGGAGAAGAACGCCAAGCAGGCCGGATTGCACGTATGATCGAGGCAAGACGCGAGACAACGCCTTTTACGCGCACGGGTGATTTGGCAAAGGCGATTGAAGCGTCAATTGGACGTAAACCTAATGCCATTCATCCAGCTACTCGCGTTTTTCAGGCCCTTCGTATTTATGTTAATGATGAACTTGGTGAACTTGCAAAAGCCTTATTGGGGGCAGAGCAAATCTTAAAGCCAGGTGGCAAGTTGGCTGTCGTTACTTTCCATTCGCTAGAAGATCGTATGGTAAAGCGCTTCTTTGCCGATCGTTCAGGTAAACGGCCACAGTCGCGCCATATGCCTAATAGTTTGGATCTTTTGCCCTCATTTGAACCGTTGTTTAAAGGTGCAATGGCAGCAAGTGAAGCGGAAATTGATATAAATCCGCGTTCGCGATCAGCAAAATTACGGGTCGGGGTGCGCACCGATAATCCTGCCTATGATAACGATATGGCCATTTTTCAGCTTGCAGATCTTGCGCCACTAAAAGGACATTCGCGATGA
- a CDS encoding IS1595 family transposase, whose protein sequence is MYVNHCKLTRNKQFELMKYFIAGSTARTAADLAGIHRNTAVRFFHKLRCSIAVKQQERAEQFAGEIELDESYFGDHSKGMRGRGAAGKVAVFGIFKRGGQVYTQIILHAKTDTLMPIIRQKIVPDSIVYTDCWRGYNALDVSEFKHFRINHSILFANEKNHINGIENFWNQAKRHMRKFNGVPKEHFNLFLKECEWRFNIGTPKQLLDDLKIILKSQS, encoded by the coding sequence ATGTATGTAAATCATTGTAAACTAACAAGAAATAAGCAGTTCGAGCTTATGAAATACTTCATTGCGGGTTCAACCGCTAGAACAGCTGCTGATTTGGCTGGTATTCATCGCAATACAGCTGTACGCTTTTTTCATAAATTGCGATGTTCAATTGCCGTAAAACAACAGGAACGTGCGGAACAATTTGCGGGTGAAATCGAATTAGATGAAAGTTATTTTGGAGATCATAGCAAAGGCATGCGCGGTCGAGGAGCCGCAGGTAAAGTTGCTGTCTTTGGTATTTTTAAGCGAGGTGGTCAAGTTTATACACAAATCATCTTGCATGCTAAAACAGATACGCTTATGCCTATAATCCGCCAGAAAATCGTACCTGACAGCATTGTTTATACAGATTGTTGGCGAGGATATAATGCGCTTGATGTTTCAGAATTTAAACATTTCCGCATTAATCATTCAATCTTATTTGCGAATGAAAAGAACCATATTAATGGCATTGAAAATTTTTGGAACCAAGCCAAACGACATATGAGAAAGTTTAACGGAGTTCCAAAAGAGCATTTCAATCTATTCTTGAAAGAATGTGAATGGCGCTTTAATATCGGTACACCTAAACAGTTGCTAGATGATCTTAAAATCATCCTTAAATCACAATCTTAG
- a CDS encoding PAAR domain-containing protein, with amino-acid sequence MAKEVVRVGDLHQCPIHGDNVVISGQAAISDPKPIACIGDSCACGGVITQGTSSLTINGKQVAYTGCTTSCGGIVIGSSTLKV; translated from the coding sequence GTGGCAAAAGAAGTTGTGCGGGTTGGCGATCTCCATCAATGTCCAATTCATGGTGATAATGTTGTAATTAGCGGACAAGCAGCTATATCTGATCCAAAACCAATTGCATGTATTGGCGATAGTTGTGCTTGCGGTGGTGTTATTACGCAGGGAACGTCATCTCTTACTATTAATGGTAAGCAAGTTGCATATACCGGTTGTACGACTTCATGCGGGGGTATCGTAATTGGTAGTTCAACTTTGAAAGTTTAA
- a CDS encoding DUF4123 domain-containing protein, with translation MMTIENLTAQSTFLKSICHQLYEARSNYHLLGLIEAGMSLQGMTSNMVSALSKYPVLQWAMVPRREKDLIELAPYLIDLSFIEADKDEAITTFSEWLFKQKSLSTWGLFIISDNSFSEILPTLRSFLYIHFEKQRSYFRYFHPRFFDSFWKDLGEKDKCKFLEYVGIVFYFDFYNSEIIHFSSIVNGDLRDVAFNLDNNITKELSNLLIEKKVISKKKDASHG, from the coding sequence ATGATGACGATTGAAAATCTAACCGCCCAATCGACTTTTTTAAAGAGTATTTGCCACCAGCTTTATGAGGCACGTTCAAATTATCATCTCCTTGGTCTTATTGAAGCTGGTATGTCTCTTCAAGGAATGACGAGTAACATGGTTTCAGCATTGTCAAAATACCCTGTGTTGCAGTGGGCAATGGTTCCAAGGCGAGAGAAGGATTTAATTGAGCTTGCACCTTATCTTATTGATTTAAGTTTTATTGAAGCCGACAAGGATGAAGCTATAACAACCTTTTCCGAATGGCTATTTAAACAAAAATCGCTTTCTACATGGGGACTTTTTATAATTTCAGATAATAGTTTTTCTGAAATTTTACCGACCTTACGCAGCTTTCTTTATATTCATTTTGAGAAACAACGATCTTACTTTCGATATTTTCATCCACGTTTTTTTGATAGTTTTTGGAAAGATCTTGGAGAAAAGGATAAATGTAAATTTCTTGAATATGTGGGTATCGTTTTTTATTTTGATTTTTATAATTCTGAAATTATCCATTTTAGTTCTATTGTGAATGGCGATCTTCGTGACGTGGCCTTTAATCTAGATAATAATATAACTAAGGAACTCAGTAATTTATTAATTGAAAAAAAAGTCATTTCTAAAAAGAAAGATGCTTCTCATGGATAA
- a CDS encoding DUF4424 family protein produces MVLLNYKKVMIYFISLFLAYPLNTLANDTEGYFAAGGIELKKNENIEMLSEDLYISEDKIEVNYVFKNKIDKDIKTTVFFPLPPLVIVDSRILNAQRDLADGNINFHVWVNDRVVTTNYHKKVARGAELERLKSKYIDEYDEDSAFVTHAFYWDQTFPAGNTVKVRHTYKPMVGTGVPQPIEFLLDGTLDYSKAYCLDETTKSAIKKKIKLGYKSVFLTNIGYILTTGGNWAGGTIKDFRLVVDKGKPDNLISFCGDDVKKISSTQFEIKAQNYRPKNDLSILILNGWEK; encoded by the coding sequence ATGGTGTTATTAAATTATAAAAAAGTGATGATATATTTTATATCGTTATTTTTAGCTTATCCACTTAATACATTGGCCAATGATACTGAAGGTTATTTCGCGGCTGGGGGGATTGAATTAAAAAAAAATGAAAATATAGAAATGCTTTCAGAAGATTTATATATTTCTGAAGACAAGATTGAAGTAAATTATGTTTTTAAAAATAAAATAGATAAAGATATTAAAACTACAGTTTTTTTCCCCTTGCCGCCTCTTGTGATCGTAGATTCTCGAATTTTGAATGCGCAAAGAGACCTGGCTGATGGTAATATTAATTTTCATGTGTGGGTAAATGATAGGGTAGTTACTACAAATTATCATAAAAAAGTTGCACGCGGTGCTGAATTAGAGAGATTGAAATCAAAATATATAGATGAATATGATGAGGATAGTGCATTTGTTACTCATGCATTTTACTGGGATCAAACCTTTCCCGCAGGAAATACAGTGAAGGTACGTCATACCTACAAGCCAATGGTTGGTACTGGTGTTCCACAGCCTATCGAATTTTTGCTGGACGGTACTCTCGACTATAGTAAAGCTTATTGCCTTGATGAAACTACTAAATCAGCAATAAAAAAGAAAATAAAGCTAGGATACAAAAGTGTTTTTTTGACAAATATTGGCTATATTCTAACAACTGGTGGGAATTGGGCTGGAGGAACAATTAAAGATTTTCGCCTTGTTGTTGATAAGGGAAAGCCAGACAATCTAATTAGTTTTTGTGGTGATGATGTCAAAAAAATTAGCTCTACACAATTTGAAATCAAGGCACAGAATTATCGGCCAAAAAATGATCTGTCCATCCTCATTTTAAACGGTTGGGAAAAATGA